In Dioscorea cayenensis subsp. rotundata cultivar TDr96_F1 chromosome 11, TDr96_F1_v2_PseudoChromosome.rev07_lg8_w22 25.fasta, whole genome shotgun sequence, a single genomic region encodes these proteins:
- the LOC120272298 gene encoding synaptotagmin-2-like — protein sequence MGFLSFLLGFFGFGSGVVIGLVIGYYLFIYLQFDDHKDVKIRPFVEFDSETLERILPEIPLWVKNPDYDRADWMNQFLLMMWPNLNTAICRMAKEIAKPIIDENTQKYKLESVEFKTFTLGSLPPTIQGMKVYITDENQLIMEPFLKWAGNANVTAIVKAFGLKATVQVVDLQIFASPRITLMPLVPNFPCFANIFVSLMEKPHVDFGLKLFGADIMSIPGLYRFVQETIKSQIASLYLWPRTLDVQILDPSKARKKPVGILHVKVLRAQQLRRKDFMGKSDPYVKLKLTEDKHLSKKTSVKKNNLNPEWNEEFKLVVKDPGTQALELNVYDWEQVGQHEKMGMNLIPLRDLVPDKPKLFTLDLLKTMDPNDPQNQKLRGQLFVEVTYKPFSEDSDAVDKAPAGTLSGGGLLVVIVHEAQDLEGKHHTNPYVQILFRGDTKKTKHIKKNRNPRWEEEFQFECEEPPLNDKIRVEVHSKRSTIGIHSEESLGYVVISLADVISNRRINEKYHLIDSKRGRIQIELEWRTS from the exons ATGGGTTTCTTGAGTTTCTTGTTGGGTTTCTTCGGGTTTGGATCTGGGGTGGTCATTGGTTTGGTCATCGGTTACTACCTCTTCATCTATTTGCAGTTTGATGATCACAAG GATGTGAAGATCCGGCCGTTTGTGGAATTTGATTCGGAAACCCTGGAGCGAATACTGCCTGAGATTCCTCTTTGGGTGAAAAATCCTGACTATGATCGA GCTGATTGGATGAATCAATTCCTGCTAATGATGTGGCCTAATCTAAATACG GCAATTTGCAGAATGGCAAAAGAAATTGCAAAGCCTATCATTGATGAGAACACTCAAAAGTATAAACTTGAGTCGGTTGAatttaaaacttttacattAGGTTCTTTACCGCCAACTATTCAAG GAATGAAAGTGTACATTACTGATGAGAATCAATTGATTATGGAACCATTTCTAAAGTGGGCTGGAAATGCAAACGTCACTGCTATTGTTAAGGCATTTGGATTGAAAGCAACTGTTCAG GTGGTTGACCTGCAAATCTTTGCCTCGCCAAGAATTACTTTGATGCCATTGGTCCCCAACTTTCCTTGTTTTGCAAATATTTTCGTCTCTCTCATGGAAAAG CCACATGTTGATTTTGGATTAAAGCTTTTTGGAGCAGACATTATGTCAATTCCTGGTCTTTACAGATTTGTTCAG GAAACCATTAAGAGCCAGATTGCGAGCTTGTATCTATGGCCAAGAACACTAGACGTGCAAATTTTGGATCCTTCAAA AGCCCGGAAGAAGCCTGTTGGCATTCTGCACGTGAAGGTTCTCAGGGCACAACAACTCAGAAGGAAAGATTTTATGGGTAAATCAGACCCTTATGTGAAGCTAAAGCTTACAGAAGACAAGCATCTGTCAAAGAAAACATCTGTGAAGAAAAATAACCTTAATCCTGAATGGAATGAGGAATTCAAGTTGGTTGTAAAAGATCCAGGAACTCAGGCATTGGAACTTAATGTGTACGACTGGGAACAG GTTGGTCAACATGAGAAGATGGGCATGAATTTAATTCCATTGAGAGATCTTGTGCCCGATAAACCAAAATTATTCACACTTGATCTGCTTAAAACAATGGATCCAAATGATCCTCAAAATCAGAAGCTACGTGGACAACTTTTTGTAGAGGTGACTTATAAACCCTTCAGTGAGGACAGTGATGCTGTTGATAAGGCTCCTGCCGGTACTCTATCGGGTGGTGGTTTGCTTGTTGTTATAGTTCATGAAGCTCAAGATCTTGAGGGAAAGCATCACACAAATCCATATGTGCAGATCCTTTTCAGAGGAGACACAAAGAAAACCAAG CATATTAAGAAAAACAGGAATCCTAGGTGGGAGGAAGAATTTCAATTTGAGTGTGAAGAGCCGCCTCTTAATGATAAAATACGTGTTGAGGTTCATAGTAAACGGTCAACCATTGGCATACACTCTGAG